In a genomic window of Paraburkholderia phenazinium:
- the derI gene encoding D-erythrulose-4-phosphate isomerase, which translates to MKLAIAGDSAGAALAQVLAEYLKDRYEVFELSTNETDPTELYAELSDRVATGVIHGDYDRAILICGTGIGVSISANKVPGIRAALCHDTYSAERAALSNNAQIITMGSRVIGPELAKSIADAFLAQTFDEHGRSSGNVAAINQVDSRHRR; encoded by the coding sequence ATGAAACTTGCAATTGCGGGCGACAGCGCTGGGGCGGCACTGGCCCAGGTGCTGGCCGAATACCTGAAGGACCGTTATGAAGTGTTCGAACTGTCGACCAACGAAACGGACCCAACCGAGCTCTATGCAGAACTGTCCGATCGGGTCGCTACAGGCGTCATCCATGGCGACTACGACCGCGCCATTCTGATTTGCGGCACCGGTATCGGCGTGAGCATTTCGGCCAACAAGGTGCCGGGCATCCGTGCTGCGTTGTGCCACGACACCTATTCTGCGGAACGGGCGGCGCTCTCGAACAACGCGCAGATCATCACGATGGGCTCGCGCGTGATCGGCCCTGAGCTGGCCAAATCCATCGCGGACGCCTTCCTCGCGCAGACGTTCGACGAGCACGGCCGAAGCTCGGGTAACGTGGCGGCGATCAACCAGGTCGATTCGAGGCACCGTCGGTAG
- a CDS encoding triose-phosphate isomerase, whose translation MTHSAFWIGTSWKMNKTLAQARAFAEGLLDADARANADSRLQRFVIPPFTAIREVKTILANTTVKVGAQNMHWADRGAWTGEISPSMLVDCAMDLVELGHSERREHFGETDETVGLKVEAAVRHGLTPLICIGETLADRERGRAPEVLAAEVRGALARLSPQQHAAPILLAYEPVWAIGEHGIPASADYADARQAEIISVAQAVLGRRVPCLYGGSVNPDNCAELAACAHIDGLFIGRSAWDVAGYLDILDRIRAVL comes from the coding sequence ATGACCCATTCCGCTTTCTGGATCGGCACCAGTTGGAAGATGAACAAGACGCTGGCGCAGGCGCGCGCGTTCGCCGAGGGTTTGCTTGACGCCGACGCTCGCGCCAACGCCGACTCACGGCTGCAGCGCTTCGTCATTCCACCTTTCACCGCGATCCGCGAGGTCAAGACAATCCTCGCGAACACGACGGTGAAGGTCGGCGCGCAAAACATGCATTGGGCCGATCGCGGCGCGTGGACCGGCGAGATTTCGCCGTCAATGCTGGTCGATTGCGCGATGGATCTGGTTGAACTCGGTCACTCCGAGCGGCGCGAACATTTTGGCGAGACCGACGAAACGGTGGGGCTAAAGGTCGAAGCGGCGGTCCGTCATGGACTGACGCCGCTGATCTGCATTGGCGAGACACTCGCCGACCGCGAACGTGGGCGCGCTCCTGAGGTGCTGGCAGCCGAGGTCCGGGGCGCATTGGCGCGCTTGAGTCCGCAACAGCACGCCGCCCCGATTTTGCTCGCGTACGAGCCCGTCTGGGCCATCGGCGAACACGGCATACCGGCCAGCGCCGACTATGCCGACGCGCGTCAGGCCGAGATCATTTCGGTGGCGCAAGCCGTTCTTGGCCGCCGCGTACCGTGCCTGTATGGCGGCTCGGTCAACCCGGACAACTGCGCCGAACTTGCCGCTTGCGCGCATATCGACGGACTGTTTATTGGACGTTCTGCCTGGGACGTCGCCGGCTATCTCGACATCCTGGACCGCATCAGGGCAGTGCTCTGA